The genomic DNA ACCTCTTCGGTTTTGAACGAACTTGGACCGTATTTACTCTAACAACTTTCACGTTAAAAACTTCTTCTACTGCTTTACGAATCTCGATCTTGTTTGTTTTAGGCAGGACTTCGAAGACATACTGTCCCATTTCCATCATGCGACTCGTTTTTTCAGTGATTATTGGTCTAACTA from Synergistaceae bacterium includes the following:
- the rplW gene encoding 50S ribosomal protein L23 → VRPIITEKTSRMMEMGQYVFEVLPKTNKIEIRKAVEEVFNVKVVRVNTVQVRSKPKRLGAFLGRSRSWKKAIVTLAAGQKIAFFEGASA